A genomic region of Thunnus albacares chromosome 2, fThuAlb1.1, whole genome shotgun sequence contains the following coding sequences:
- the LOC122970782 gene encoding progonadoliberin-1-like gives MHRRMAMQTLALWLLLLGSVVPQVCCQHWSYGLSPGGKRELDSLSDTLDNVVEGFSHVDTPCSVLGCVEESPFAKIYRMKGFLGSVTNRENEHKNYKK, from the exons ATGCACAGAAG aaTGGCTATGCAAACCCTGGCACTGTGGTTGCTGCTTCTGGGCTCAGTGGTGCCACAGGTCTGCTGTCAGCACTGGTCATATGGACTGAGCCCAGGAGGGAAAAGGGAACTGGACAGCCTTTCAGACACACTGGACAAT GTAGTTGAGGGGTTTTCACATGTGGACACACCTTGCAGTGTTTTGGGTTGTGTTGAGGAATCGCCTTTCGCCAAAATCTACAGAATGAAAGGATTTCTT ggCAGTGTGACCAACAGGGAGAATGAacacaaaaattataaaaaatga